The Vidua macroura isolate BioBank_ID:100142 chromosome 2, ASM2450914v1, whole genome shotgun sequence DNA window TTCAGTTACACTTAAAATGAACACCATTCTtagttcttttctctttcactaTCTTTGTTCTCCTATGTTAAGTGGAAATGAAAATTCTACTTAATAGTCATAGTGAGATTTGTATTAAAAGCTCTGATGACAAGCCATTTGTAGTCTAGGAGGCCTCAAAAGATAGTGTctatacataaatacatatcCAAGCCTCTGGAATCATTACAAGTCATCATCAACATAAAGCCTGAAATTATTTAAACCATTGATCAGTTCAAAGTAGTCTCAGAAGTACTTATACAAGGATAGACTGCATTCTTCTGGAGCAGAACACagaatttttaagatttttttgaGGACTTGGTAGTTGCTGCCTTCTTGCATCAGTTTGAAAGGAGACTTCTTGCATTTTCACTGCCATTTTTCTACCTTAAACAAGGGCTGTTTCTGTCTCACTAAAGACTACAATGGAAAATTTTATGACCTCATCTCAATTGCTGAAGAGGAAATTGAAATGCAGCACCTAAGACACATGTATTTTCCAAATGCTCACAATGAAGATTACAAGGTTCTGAGAAGactgataaaaaaaatgttagagAAATTCTATTTGCTTCCCATGCCACTTCAATGCAATTGGGATAAAGGTAAATACATTCTGGAAGagagcaaattttaaaaaaaggcattcTTTGTCAACCATTACTCCTCTCTCTTCCTTACAGCTATTCcataaaatctgcattttttatcTTGACACTGTAACGTTATACTTGATTGTGTGTGATTTGAAGTGTGCTTCTCCAAAGacaactaattaaaaaaaaactgagttTGTCATATGACTATCATAGGAATAAAATCTGGAAAAGTATTTATCACATATTTGTAGACCTAATTATAGGCCACAGCTCAAGTTAGCAGTAGTTTTGCCTCCTCCTCACTTATCTCTTTTATTAAAGTTTGTAATCACATAGTTGCAATATGCTACACCTGGAAAAAATCAAAGGCATACATAAATTTGTAATTCTGATCAAGATCAGTTTTGCCAAGGATTCTACTGTGCAAAACTAAAGGCAgattcaaaatttaaaattcaagttTAATACACTTACCtgtgaaaaggaagaagatcAAAACCATAATCATGGTATAACCAAAATATAAAATGGTGCTAGCTGTTCCTGTGATTTGCagtttagaaaagaaataatgtattGCATATATTAGGAAATAAACTGCAGTGAAGCCACTAGTGAGAAATGAACGCCACTGCCAGTGATAGTCCTAGAAGgagtgaggaaaaaatacaaatgtgtgAGAAATATTGCATACACCTCTAGCCCACTGACCCTACTATTAAATGCAGAGCTACTTTCTCTATTATGACTTCAGACAAAAGTAAGTTTTTGTAGGGCTTTTTATCTAGAGGGAGAAGAACTATAAATAAACAATACTGCTTTAATTACACCATTCAAAATTAGAGATAAGTTACCTGAAGATCAATAGCAAATACCCAAAATACTAAAACCCCAAATAAGCCAGGTGTACTTATTTCTAGCCATAGATATTTTTTCCCAAGGCTGGGCATGTCCAAAATGCACTCTGATTGACCAAAATTAATGGATTAATTTAGCACCTTCAGAAAACAGGGAGTGAGAACCTAAGATGTGATATCTGACTCAGCAATACCCAGTGCAGGgatttaatatttcttaaaagtttTGCCAAAAGTAGCCTGCTTCACCTTTAAAAGACAACATTTAAGTACATCTCATGTAGCACGAGTGTTCATGTTGAATTCTGGAATACTTATTTTCAATTACAaaagctttaaattttttttaagcattcttAGAACATTATCAGGttagaaaacagaggaaatatCTCCTACCTCTGCACATAGATGGAAGTAGCAGAGCAATATTGTAGCCTCAGAACATGTAATAACCAAAATAATGAATACCAGAAACAGGAAGCCAAACATGTAATACATCTGGTGAGACCTATAAAagggagttaaaaaaaaattaaatagccaTTGtgctattattatttcttcacaGGTAATAACATCACCTTCACCTTAAGTATTTCCCCTTCCTATTAAAATACTGTCAATTGTGCACCCATACAAttgactaatttattttctaactaAAGAATAGGAACTTTGGCAGCTCAGTCTGAGAACACTGAGAAAGCAAGGCCAAAGCATGCCCCTGGTTGGGAttttagagaaagaaatgacAAAACAATGGTGAAATCACAGTTCCAGTGAAGTCAGCATGACCTCTTCCACTGACTTCAGAAAAACCTGGATTTCACCTCACATTTCAATCAAAGGGGCAAAGCTCCAAAATAGCAAGAAATGTCAAGTGCTGTAGCTGTCTGTGTTGGGTAGAGGCACCTATTCAAGGTTCAGAAACAGTTTAACAAGATCCAATAACTAAATTGTGCCAGAAGGAAGACAAATTCCTCACAGTAGATTAGTTTGTCAGTGAGTGCACATCGAAATTCACTTATACTGGACTAGTCTatgatgctttatttttttaaataattactctttttaaaataaagattgcACAAGAACTTCTTattggttcttttttttcctcccaagaGTAGTAATACTTTTCTAATACCAAAAAATAtcaagtttattttaataaactttaTCACTGTTGAGTTATATGCCATATATCAACTTCAGAGCCACTTCCATATGAAGTCAGAAGAGTAGCATGAGAAAACAACAAACTATCTGAAGGCAGGTCAGCTGTAAATTGCTAAGCATATCACAGCCACCTCTCTGTACACCCCAAAGAGCACAACAGGCACTGAGTATCtttgaaataacaaaatattaaaaagatgtTAACATTTCAATTTTATTGAACCAATACTATGGTAACCCTGCATCCTCAAAAAATCAGACAAAGGATCTCGAAGAAAAACTTTCACAGAGAAATTACCACTTTTTATGACAGAACATTCAATTTATGGTGAACTTACCAAATACTATTGAGAATGAAGAACAACTGTATAAAGATACACCCAAAAGGAAGAATCCCTCCCATGATAATGCCAGGTAATGGCTTTGTATAGAATGATTGCTCAGGAATCTGACGCGGAATTTGATTTGTGCGAACAGGGTGTTCAATAgcctttaaacaaaaataacaaacaattaaataaataaactataAAACCTTTGCGCTTTCTTTTTGTAATGAGTGGTGGCAAAAAGTCTACTCTTTGTTTTGAGCATGTGCATACCCAGCTACACTACATTTGCTTTTGCTGCAGCTCAGTTACCAACACTTGCTTGGCAAACTTGCTAAAAGACAGCTCTTACTGAAAATATAGTGACAGATATTTTAGACTTCCCTTTTAATGTTTGCCTATCTATCATCTGTTACAGAGCCTGAGCTGATTTACCACATTTCAGCTGGTGGTGCAGATTCCTGCTTTCAACTTCTAAAAATTCCTGCATGTTGTCTTTCAGGATTTACTTAAAGAATCGCACTAGGATAAATTTACTGAAAGGACTTAATCTGGCAATTTCATCCTAATTTAAGACACATGCATGGATCAGCACAGTGGGAGAAAACAGTGTAAGGCATTGTAAGATACATGCATGCTTTGCATCTTTTGCCTTTCATAAAGATTACATCAAAAGCATCAATAGATACGTTCTGAtttgattttcaaatttttgtgaCACCTACCACATTGCCTTATTAGCTTATCAAATCTTCCTTCCTTAGAAGATGTACACACCTGTACAATGCAGGGGAACTTGATGGAATGTCAACATagttatcagaaaaaaacccactgaattCTGGTTAAGAAAAACAGGATAACTACACAACTGACTTTAAAAGTGCCTACTAAACCAATATTCTCTGAAGGTATTACAGGAGATCTGCAGAGAGATAGAATCCTGGCCTCCTATGCAGGAGAAAACCCACAAATGTATCTGCACTTATAGAAATTTATTTGTGGGGGACAGTAAACagttttttaggaaaaaaaaaaaaacccaaactcattATTTAATGATTTGGTCACCAAATTGTGAAACGTTTGGTCACAAAGAGCCCTCATAAAAAGATGTCAAATTGATTGGTGTAGGAGTAAATCACAATTAATGTCCGCCAAGCAGAGATAACCATTTACAGAACACTTATGCAAACAGATTTCACAGAACTCTAACAATTAGCAATTTGATCAGGAAACATCCTCAGTGTAGAGGGTAGACAGGAACAAGAAATACATGATGAAACCCAGAAATGCATAATTTGCTTTCCCTCATGCTTGCTGGGTCAAGTACTTGTTTTAGGATATGAAAAAGatgctaattaaaataaaaaatgctcaAATCACTGATTTATCTGTAGCAGCCACTCAATTAAATACAATGACAACCCAAATCGCTGCAGAGAAGTATCACTGCCATCAACCATGTGTCACAGCCTTGGAATACCAAGACTGGTTATCTAATGCAGTTCTAAAGCAACTAAACTGAACTGGGGCCAACAGTGCAACTAGCTTAGGTGCTACCTCAGTCATGGCctatacagagaaaaatatttgtgtgtgtttatgtatgtacacactttaaaaaacaacttCTCAGAAACacttacatttttcttaaaCCCAAAATAGGCACCAATAAACGTCAGTGGTACAGATATGCAAAACCAGAGTGCCAAAATAGCAACCAAGGTACCGAACGGAATAGCTGCTGAAGAGCCTTCTCCCCAGAGAATGAGGTTCAtgataaaaaaatctgcaaatacAATTCTGAAAAACACAGAGCACACTTAGAGCACAGAAATACTTCTTAACATTTAGTAATGTTGACAAAAAAATGGCACTGTTTTGAGATTTTAGTGCAAATCTCTGCTAAAACCAAATGACACacacaaaatatgaaaacaaagagATCAGACAAGCAATTCTTTGTTAATCTAGTGGGACTGAACTCCAGCAGGCGCTGACGTTCCAACTAAGCTATTTCAAATATATGCTTGTCTTAACTACACTTCAGGGTAAGACTCCTTGCTGTGATTAAGTGGAAAAAATTATGAGAGTGGTTATACATTATATGACACTATATAAGACTGACTACAGTGTGGTCAGAGAAACAGTACAGAGAATAAAAGAACTTTTTATTCTCCTAGAATAAAAAGGCCTAGAACTTATTACTGTCATAATGCTTTTTCCTAATCAACCTTTTCAAGTGGTGAGAGTAAACAAAtgcttaccaaaaaaaaaaatctaaggaTGATATGCCACTAACAGTCATCTTTGTCAAAAGCACCATGATACTCTTGTAGCTTCCAGAATAAAGGGACAATGTAAGATTTACTTGTATAGTTGAAACCTAAAAAATTAGCTATGCACATCAGAGAAGCAATTTAATTCTCTTAATCCTGACGATATTCTCAACTTACCCAGGACAAAGGAATGATGTCAGCAGgacatttgttttccatttctcacCTCCAAATGCTGTATATTAAAACATTTGACAGACATTAAATCATGCATTAAGCTCAACTATTAATTTTCCAGTCCATTTACCTGTTATACTTAGCTTGCAAATACTCAAATAATGTGCTATCATGCCCAAAACCAGTAAACTAAATATtcagtaataaaattaaatttccttaTCCTATTGCTTAATCACAGAACTTCAAAGCAAAACATCTCAGACCAAGGTCAGGAAAGGTATCCAACTAAAACTATGTTTCTGATGACTTTATCTACTAAAAGGAGGAAGCAGATTTGCAGTATTGCTAAGTctttaaaagatgttttaaacCTGGAGTGATTAAGAAATTTAAGCTTTCTAGCATTTGACTGCAGGTTTCAGTAGGTAAAGATACATAAATATGTGAAAACCAAGCTTAACAATCTTCTTGAAATAATTCTTGCATATGAATCTTACAGAAGAGTCAGAACTAACACGCTTACAGAAGTAGTGATGTTTTCTTGAGTCTTAACAGAATTAAGCAGTGGTGATACCAAAAGACCAAAGatagctttttaaagaaaatctttctgAATTTGCACTATGTTGATAAAAATTCTAGTCAATATAATTTCAAACGAAAATATCCTGCTGGAGTGCAGTGAAGCTGATAATTTCATCTGAGCACTGCCATAATGACATGCTTCTTTAGTTCAAGAGTCAGAAGTGATTATGATTAGAgtgattttaattaattttctgtttcttcatagAAACTTGGTAGAACGTGACAGCAATTATTAATATTAACCATTTAATTTCAACtcacttttcactttttaaatgcaatttggaaaaaaaccccacaactttTAAAATTGGATATCCATTTCagttgcattttgttttatgtGTCACATTACTTTATTTGTATACTATAAATAAAACTCCATTCATGTTTACATGCTCTATATAGGGTATAAACCACTTCCTGTtataacaaaaatatctctggATCAGTCATTCACTGTCTTAGTAACATTCAAGCGTCAACTAAGTGATTCCCAGTAAGTAAAATATTAGATTTTATCCTTAATAGCTACATCTCCACCAAAGACACAGGATTCAATTTACTATTAATACACTTCAAAATATCCTTCAAAACACACAGTATACACCACAATATAAAGAATAATTCTATCCTCAATTTTGCTCTTAGTACtaaaatttccttctgtttaaGTCTAATTGGCTTGGATATTAGGAATACTTCACTTTCACATCACCACCACTATGTAAGAAATGCCCTACAAGATACAAACTCACTTTTCCCACTGGTTTTCCCCAcatgaaaattacaaaatagTTAGAAAAAAGAACTCCAGTATCTACTGCCAGgctgaaattctgaaataaacTTCTCCTCTAGCCCCATATATTCACAACCAAAGTAGTCCAAAAGATCCATCTCTCTGTCAAAAAACCTTTCACCTTGAGTTTAGTAATTAAAACAAGCTGTGTGCGGAATGCCATGCTTcaccttaaaataaaacagaggatACAGGGGTAAACCATCTGAGGCCAGCAGACAGACAGGTCTTGAAACAATAGCTGGGATCAGTGAGGCAGAACAGTATCAACTAACTCCTGTCAGGGGCCCAAACATCACATGGTTGATTTTTTCAACTACAGAACACCTAACAATCCTTCTCCCCATGCTCCAGCCACAGTCTGATAAGCATTATTCTCCAAAATATCTGGGAGCTAGCTAAAAAGAGGTCACAAATCACAGGCATGCAAGAACTGAGGTTCACGATTTGGGGGTGCAGCTGTGTGTTACCAAGCGACATCCACAGCTAAAACTCAATGCAGGTTTACCATTCCCCACAGTGATaggaaacagaagcagaaaacagtCTGATGTAAAGGAGTAATGACCTTAGTACTAATACTATTTAATTTCACAAATACACAGCAGCAAGAGCAATTCAGGGTCTTTAGGCATGATTACATCAAAACCAGTGTAACTATGTTAAGTGttctatatatattttctgttaAGGTAAGTACATTTATCCAAGTTGCCCTGAGGGAAGCTACAAACAGTGCAGCAAAACAGTTCTGTAATGATAATTTACATTAATGAACTTAAGCCTTGTCATTTTCAGTAACTATTACTCACATTTGTAGAATCTGGCAGCAACATAACCAGCTGGAGTTCCAAGTAGTACCCACAAAACTACAGCACAGGTCATCAGAGCTCCCCTGTTAGCAGGTGACAAAAATCCCAGGCAAGCAAAAACTGTGAAGCAGAGAAGTGCAATTTTAGAAATGATATTAGAAACCTCAGACTGTATGTTTGACTTAAAGCCAGTACATCCATTATCTTATAATCTGTGCATACTAAGTTGCATATCTACTACATCAGCTCAGCTGTTTCTAATGACTTTTATGAAATTCTAGACAAAATGATACTGCTGTTTTTGCTAGCACCATGCAGTTAGCAGTGAAAAAGCATGTACAATCAACTAAATCCTCCCCACTTTACTTACACAGGGTAACAAAAGTCATTATTAAGATTTGTGTGCCAGAGCCTAGAAAAACTGACAACAGCATTCCTTTTCTTGGGGGCCTGAAAATATCACCATGAACCAGTTTCCAGCCGAATTCTTCTTGAGCATCTTCCTGTAAAAGAAATACATCTATTTTAATACAGCAGATTGCAACTTAAATAGCCTGTTACAGCTACACATTTAACTGGAAAAATTACATCCCAAATAAATTTTAGGAGCTACATTTTAGACTTACCGTGGAATCCATTTGATTGTATCTTGCAATATCTTTATGGAGTGTCCTCAACATAATCATAGCTACCATTCCAGACAGAAAGAGGACAATCACCAGGGAATTcataatactgaaaaaaaaaaaaaaaaaaaaaaaaaaaaagaagaagaaaattaatgaaaatcatCCTTCAAACTGCAATGTAAACACTTCAGTACCATAAACTTCCTCCTTACCTAAACCACTGGATGTGAGTGTGAGGCATGGATTCCAAAATATAATCCCATCTTGATGCCCacctgatatttttttcttcctggaagaGTAAACACATGAACATCAGATACAGTGAGTATCCAACTCACACATTTAAAAGTTGATGTTTGTGCAAAGCAATCTTAAATCTTGTGACTAATTGAAATTTCAAGTTCCATGCCTTACAGGGAATAGTTTAATAATAGCTACCTAGAGCAAACCTAAGATTTGACCATAGAAtctaaaccaaaatattttctgaatttgagCACCTGTGTCTTCTTAAGACATTAAGGCTTACCAGATTAATTCAATTGTACATCCTCCCTTCAAGAACTGTATTGGTTCATCTGGAATGGACTAGCAGAATAATGAAAGAACATACATTTTTTAGCACATATAAGTCCATATATCAAGAAACTAAGCTATGCTATACAGTCTCCAGCATGATACTTCACTCTGTAAATCATGCCCTGTCCAAATTATCCCTTGCTTTCATACAACCTCATTTCAGTACCAAATACCAATCCCATTACAAACAGCTTTTACTGCAGGACAGGTGGGGAGACAGTACTACAGAACTTACACTGCTAGAAGAGGGAAGCAAATTATTCCTCCAGGCATTTCAACAGATTAAATTTATTCAAAATGAACATTCACTGAtcaaaaacacttcaaaaagaacatttctttgttttattttgcagagtaaacaggaaaaaaggaatagaCAGTGCTAGTCAAGGTGAAGATGGGTATTAAACAAACTGATTAACAAAACTGGCTAGGTGTTTGACAGGCTgttatttcagtaatttaaaacaTACAAGAGCAAGAGTGCTTTCCAGTAAAGCCAGATTTTGAAAAAGACCCAGTGGGTTAAAAAATGTAGTCAAGATCATATATATAGTTCACTGAGATAATAAAACCATGTCTCAAAGGAAGCAACAAATTTCTAAACCAGTATCAATGACTCTAGGACAGAACTGCATTTTTCCTCATACctaaactgccttttttttttgtcttcctgagATGACCTGGTCTGCTAACCCAATAGAAATTCAGAAGAATACCTCCAATTGATGATGTAACACTGTGCACAAGACAgttgcacacacacagctgggCATGTAATTTTTAagaacaaagaataaaataatatgaaGCTGAGGTCACTCTTAATTACTAACTTCTCACAGGTTTCCAGAAATACTTGCTTTTCGGTATACAAATTCATTTCAGCACCATAACTGATAAAATTTCTCAAAATATCATTATATAGTATATACATAACATAGTCTCTCCTAAGTATACTTCTTATACTGTTTATTGTATTTTGAACTCAGAGTGGAAATGGCTTGAGAAGGAGTAGGGAACTTTGATAAACAGTTTGTCCAGCAAACTCCATttacagagaaacaaaacaaaatcaaaacctcCCTCTCTTGTTTGTCAGCAGAATGAGAAATATTCAGCTCTCACTGCTGACTGCAGTTGCTTGACATACTGCTCCTCTGCTTTTAAAGAGAGAGCAGTAGAACAAAGACTACCAGTTTCCTACTCTTTCGAAGGATTCCATGGCAGGAAGACCTTGAAGAGAAGGTAACTTttgcagcagaagggcagaaaatTATCAGCTTCAACCTACCTACATGAAACACACAATTTCTCAGACTTAATAATTTGGATTGAAAAATAATCTACCCGACAACCCAGGCAGATGTGGAAAGTGTGACTTAAAAACCACATAGTGTTTCACATCTACTCTCTGTGCATGCAAAACTGTAATGTATGTGGTTAAATCCCAAGCCACCTCTGACATTCCAGTTCAAAGAGAGCTTTAAAACTACAACTTTACTATTCTGAGCCAATTTTAATTATCTATCTTTATAATTCAGAGTATTAATGCAAGATTTTAAGAGGTAACTACCACAGAAATCTTAGTACTCACATGAAAAGTAACTGAGTATGTGTATGCAATTTTGACTTCTCCACTGGCCTTATTACTTATATCCATAGGTACTCCTGAGCAATCGGGGTTGTCTGGATGAGTATGCTTGTAACTGCAGGAATACAAGACACAGAATGAAAGCCACTTCACTTACAACATTCTTGAGAAAGAATTCATTCATCCTAGAAAAGCATACCAAGGATTCTTCCCTTAAATATAAGAATTGTACTTAATGTCTCATAAATTCAGAATTTATAAGGAACATATCCTAAGCTCAGGAATTTTTGTAACTTCTTAAACAAGATCTGTCTCTTCTAAAAAGAGCACAGTCTCTAAAGCAGAGTACCAAAAACTAAAGAAGCCTTAGTATGGGTATGAACctccaaaacatttaaaaagttacACCACCAGAATTACAAacttctgtcaggaaaaaatactttcaacTGATACAACAATGCGAGAAGCTCAGTTATACCACGAAAGACAAGATGCTAAGAAATAATGCAACAGACAGCAGTTGTGCAAAAGCCACACAGACACCAGAACAACTGATGAGTATCTGTGAAATCTTTCTATGCAAATCCTGATTGTTGAGAACATTGAATCTTGCACTCCAGTCAAGCCTGCAGCAGGCACTGGTAGCCTATTCTGACATCACACAATATTCCCTGGTAGGGAAATTAGAGTTCtacatacatgcacacacacactcatcACACCCCACAAACACttacaggttttattttatcttttcttggTCCAAGTAGGAAAAAGTGCACCAAGGTCCATCAAATTCAGAGCAAAATTACATTAGACTAACTACACTACATCAATCAACAGGAGAGGTAATCTACAGGTCACATATCTGAAAGCATTTCTGACTAGCAGCAGGTTCCCAGATCAAAACAAGTGTCTTGGGATGGATCACTTTTTGATGACAAGTTACTTTCAACTACTAACCTTTTTGGTTCAAGTTTAGCAGCAACTAGTCTTGCTCCCAGAGCTTCATTTTCCACAACATGGTAATAAATTTTTATGTCAACATGGttgaaaatataaaaggtaTCTTTTTCATGAAATTCTGACTGCAATGACACAaggttatattaaaaaataaaaaaatacagacatcTCAAAGCCTCAGACAGAAGCCCACATAACAGAATTTTAGACTGCATATAGCTTTTCTGTCAAGTAGTTCTCAAA harbors:
- the TM9SF2 gene encoding transmembrane 9 superfamily member 2 encodes the protein MALRRLLLIAAALAAATAPAAAFYLPGLAPVNFCEAGKEKPECKSGIELFVNRLDSVESVLPYEYTAFDFCQAEGKKRPSENLGQVLFGERIEPSPYRFTFNKKETCKSVCTKTYDTTKPEDKQKLDFLKKSMLLNYQHHWIVDNMPVTWCYDVEDGQRFCNPGFPIGCYITEDGRPKDACVINSEFHEKDTFYIFNHVDIKIYYHVVENEALGARLVAAKLEPKSYKHTHPDNPDCSGVPMDISNKASGEVKIAYTYSVTFHEEKNIRWASRWDYILESMPHTHIQWFSIMNSLVIVLFLSGMVAMIMLRTLHKDIARYNQMDSTEDAQEEFGWKLVHGDIFRPPRKGMLLSVFLGSGTQILIMTFVTLFFACLGFLSPANRGALMTCAVVLWVLLGTPAGYVAARFYKSFGGEKWKTNVLLTSFLCPGIVFADFFIMNLILWGEGSSAAIPFGTLVAILALWFCISVPLTFIGAYFGFKKNAIEHPVRTNQIPRQIPEQSFYTKPLPGIIMGGILPFGCIFIQLFFILNSIWSHQMYYMFGFLFLVFIILVITCSEATILLCYFHLCAEDYHWQWRSFLTSGFTAVYFLIYAIHYFFSKLQITGTASTILYFGYTMIMVLIFFLFTGTIGFFACFWFVTKIYSVVKVD